From Polynucleobacter ibericus:
AATTAATTAGCCAAGTACATTTTTCTATGGCTCAACAAGACATTCGTTATTACTTAAATGGCATGTTGCTAGTGATTGAGGGTAAAAATGTAGTTGCGGTGGCAACCGACGGTCATCGTCTCGCTTACTCTCAAGTTGAGTTGGCGGAGGCCCCCTCTGGTTCTGGTGAAAAACAAGAAATCATTATTCCTCGCAAAACAATTCTAGAGTGTCAGCATTTGCTTGAAGACTCTGATGAGTCTTTAGAAATAAGTTTGACTACTAATCAAGTGAAGTTCTCATTTGGTGATATTGAGTTGATTTCAAAATTAGTTGAAGGCAAGTTCCCGGACTTTCAACGCGTTATTCCAAAAGGTCAGAAAAATTCACTAGTAGTCGGTCGCGAAGCGTTGCAATCAGCTCTTCAACGTGCCGCTATTTTGACAACAGACAAATTTAAAGGGGTTCGTTTTTCTTTATCCCCTAATCGCATCACCATTCAATCTACTAATGCCGAACAAGAAGAGGCCCAAGAAGAGATTGAAACTGAATATACGGGTGATGCAGTAGAAATCGGATTTAACGTTAGCTATTTACTTGATGTTTTATCAAACCTCAAGAACGAGAAAATTCAAATTAGTTTGGGTGATGCAAATAGTAGTGCTGTGGTTACTCTGCCTGGCTCAGAGAGCTTTAAGTATGTTGTGATGCCAATGCG
This genomic window contains:
- the dnaN gene encoding DNA polymerase III subunit beta; this translates as MQLVNTSRDSLLKPLQVVSGIVERRHTLPILANLLFKKVGEKVSFISTDIEIQITTNANFGVGSEDVTTTVAARKLLDILRALPEGPVSLNLKDNRMVVQSGKSRFSLQTLSATEFPVMQSVGEVTAAWKMSQKSFRQLISQVHFSMAQQDIRYYLNGMLLVIEGKNVVAVATDGHRLAYSQVELAEAPSGSGEKQEIIIPRKTILECQHLLEDSDESLEISLTTNQVKFSFGDIELISKLVEGKFPDFQRVIPKGQKNSLVVGREALQSALQRAAILTTDKFKGVRFSLSPNRITIQSTNAEQEEAQEEIETEYTGDAVEIGFNVSYLLDVLSNLKNEKIQISLGDANSSAVVTLPGSESFKYVVMPMRI